One genomic window of Tachypleus tridentatus isolate NWPU-2018 chromosome 12, ASM421037v1, whole genome shotgun sequence includes the following:
- the LOC143234554 gene encoding uncharacterized protein LOC143234554 isoform X2: MSEGSCKKYPRSKIPVLVTSRSSRENVRKSLVSEGFKETNSNTCARGQSRKPIAQAGGRRNKEKIRETNQKPKVKVPEQSRENHKSLVERQKEQLQGFTFETDEKAFQTMKHGGLTAPRTLYKSPATPNQRKATPRKTPSPFCGRPSVYKTYKPVYRNFEDIKSAVVLRPDVDLPTYKQTPEKAVLVFPSSLNNNSSSRNGSVNQVQRNISPKESSQSPCSSDCYVKENPTITNCSDQKYSGEYEKENVPLHQCHVLSKPFAKTNKNIIASKTPRLNTNPTKLQGNTSKLFSSNHEPFQPSDILRETRGLPRNLLGHCTLSFPVVTPKPVKKNLYFTEETTASPELRERLSIVNSLLLGAPIHTPLVLRDIARRDEEVSEPYTYTATPHGHVTCLSNCRDCLSAQQCQPPSTCTPLSQHGSSLKQITASEQRAWVPLENHHYKNNLHCSKEVGTPPSEAYLIEKLDQLTVQKIRNVLSPAEKCGRFSPVCQSYRPVSKKPPLSLRKIVTQRNFDEAVTDKECALYSCDHGLTSPCMLVNHQENRSVGNPVAKVLAEGDEMHFVPVSPNVCVS; the protein is encoded by the exons ATGTCGGAAGGAAG CTGCAAAAAATATCCCAGGTCAAAAATACCAGTACTGGTTACAAGTAGAAGTTCTCGTGAAAATGTCAGAAAATCACTCGTGAGCGAAggtttcaaagaaacaaattctAACACTTGTGCTCGTGGTCAGTCTCGTAAGCCGATAGCACAGGCAGGTGGCAGAAGAAATAAAGAGAAGATTAGGGAAACTAATCAAAAACCAAAAGTTAAAGTACCAGAACAATCAAGGGAAAACCACAAATCACTTGTGGAGAGACAGAAAG AACAACTTCAAggatttacttttgaaacagatgAAAAAGCCTTTCAGACTATGAAACATGGGGGACTAACTGCTCCTAGAAcg ctgtACAAATCGCCAGCTACTCCAAATCAAAGAAAGG CTACACCAAGAAAAACCCCTTCTCCGTTTTGTGGCCGACCATCGGTGTACAAGACTTATAAGCCAGTGTATCGAAACTTTGAAGATATTAAATCGGCAGTCGTGTTGCGACCTGACGTTGACCTCCCAACTTACAAACAGACTCCAGAAAAG gctGTTTTAGTATTTCCAAGCTCTCTAAACAACAATTCTTCGTCAAGAAATGGGAGTGTAAATCAAGTACAGAGAAATATTTCTCCCAAG gaATCTTCACAGTCACCTTGTAGCTCTGATTGCTACGTAAAAGAAAACCCAACAATTACAAACTGTTCTGATCAAAAATACAGTGGAGAgtatgaaaaagaaaatgttcCCCTCCATCAGTGTCATGTTCTTAGTAAACCATTTGCAAAaactaataagaatattattgcTTCAAAAACTCCACGTCTCAACACTAATCCAACTAAGCTGCAGGGCAacacatcaaaattattttcatctaaTCACGAGCCGTTTCAACCTTCAGATATTTTAAGAGAAACGCGTGGTTTGCCACGTAATCTCCTCGGTCATTGCACACTTTCATTTCCTGTTGTTACACCGAAGCCAGTCAAGAAAAATCTCTACTTTACAGAGGAGACAACAGCTTCTCCAGAGCTGAGAGAGAGGTTATCTATAGTCAACAGCCTGTTGTTAGGAGCTCCTATTCATACACCTTTAGTCTTGAGAGATATTGCCAGAAGAGATGAGGAAGTTTCGGAACCATATACCTACACAGCAACACCCCATGGGCACGTCACGTGTCTATCCAACTGTAGAGACTGTTTATCCGCTCAGCAGTGTCAACCACCTTCTACATGTACCCCACTTTCGCAGCATGGTTCATCATTAAAACAGATCACCGCCAGCGAGCAAAGAGCGTGGGTTCCACTTGAGAATCatcattacaaaaataacttGCATTGTTCTAAAGAGGTTGGAACTCCACCATCAGAAGCCTATCTGATTGAAAAACTTGATCAACTTACTGTGCAGAAAATAAGAAATGTATTGAGTCCAGCAGAAAAATGTGGAAGGTTTTCACCAGTCTGTCAGT CTTATCGACCTGTGTCCAAAAAACCACCTCTCAGCCTGAGGAAGATCGTGACTCAGCGTAACTTTGATGAAGCTGTGACAGATAAAGAATGTGCCCTGTATTCCTGTGACCACGGTTTAACATCCCCTTGCATGTTAGTCAACCACCAGGAAAACAGGTCTGTAGGTAACCCAGTGGCCAAGGTTTTGGCTGAAGGAGATGAAATG CACTTTGTTCCAGTTTCTCCCAATGTTTGTGTAAGTTAG
- the LOC143234555 gene encoding 4-trimethylaminobutyraldehyde dehydrogenase-like — MFKLGFSSFFILPRQHIKIMKQSFSSTALQGPFNYINGERVTSVDSTHDIKVLKPATGEVLCTIPNSGRQDVNKAVQAARTAFTQWSALSGLERGRFLISAAQKVRERLDELAKLEVLDTGKPVWEARVDLAGCAEHLEYYGGVAATVGGLHYQLPGGNFAVVRREPLGVVGGIGAWNYPFQTISWKAAPALACGNTFVYKPSQFTPVTSVVFGEILTEVGVPPGVVNVIQGAGSTGEALCQHPDVAKISFTGSVPTGQKIMKASADGMKRVTLELGGKSPMLVFADADLTEAVKATMLGNFLTQGQVCSNCTRVFVERPILKDFQEKLVSACEKMVIGDPFNDETTVGATITREHAEKVLHYIEEAKQQGARLLCGGKRLNLSDPKLAGGYYLSPCVLTDCHDDMTCVKEEIFGSVVTILTFDKEDEGITRANSSPYGLAAGVMTKDIQRANRVSAQLQAGIVWINNYNVFPPEVPFGGYKMSGFGRENGLAALNEYTQLKTVYTEMSSKIDCPIYKE; from the exons ATGTTCAAGTTAGGTTTCTCATCATTTTTCATCTTACCAAGACAACATATTAAGATAATGAAGCAAAGTTTCTCGTCCACAGCCCTACAAGGCCCTTTCAACTACATTAACGGTGAACGTGTTACTTCGGTTGATAGCACTCATgacataaaagttttaaaaccagCAACAG GAGAGGTTCTGTGTACTATCCCAAACTCTGGACGACAGGATGTCAACAAAGCTGTCCAAGCTGCCAGAACAGCTTTTACTCAGTGGTCAGCATTAAGTGGTTTGGAAAGGGGCCGTTTCTTAATTTCTGCTGCTCAAAAAGTTAgg GAACGTTTAGATGAACTTGCAAAACTGGAGGTTTTGGACACAGGAAAACCTGTGTGGGAAGCTCGTGTTGACCTCGCAGGATGTGCCGAACATTTAGAATATTATGGAGGTGTGGCAGCAACAGTTGGCG GTCTTCACTATCAGCTTCCTGGGGGGAATTTTGCTGTTGTTCGGAGAGAGCCTCTAGGAGTCGTGGGTGGAATTGGCGCTTGGAACTACCCATTTCAAACTATTTCTTGGAAGGCTGCTCCAGCTCTGGCCTGTGGAAACACTTTTGTTTATAAGCCTTCTCAGTTTACCCCAGTCACTTCTGTTGTCTTTGGTGAGATTTTAACAGAAGTTGGTGTCCCACCTGGTGTAGTTAATGTTATTCAG GGTGCTGGATCCACTGGTGAAGCCCTCTGTCAGCATCCTGATGTGGCCAAGATTAGCTTCACTGGAAGTGTCCCCACAGGACAGAAAATCATGAAAGCTTCCGCAGATGGAATGAAACGAGTGACGTTAGAGCTTGGGGGAAAATCACCCATGTTGGTTTTTGCCGACGCTGATCTTACAGAAGCAGTCAAAGCAACTATGTTAGGAAACTTTTTAACTCAAGGCCAG GTTTGTAGCAACTGTACAAGAGTATTCGTGGAACGTCCTATACTAAAAGACTTTCAAGAAAAGCTCGTGTCTGCCTGTGAGAAAATGGTTATTGGGGACCCATTTAATGATGAGACGACTGTAGGAGCAACCATTACACGAGAACATGCAGAAAAAGTGCTTCATTATATTGAGGAAGCCAAACAACAG GGAGCACGTTTACTGTGTGGGGGTAAACGACTGAATCTAAGTGATCCAAAACTAGCAGGAGGTTATTATTTATCACCGTGTGTCCTGACAGATTGTCATGATGACATGACTTGTGTAAAAGAAGAAATTTTTGGCTCTGTTGTCACCATTTTAACATTTGATAAGGAAGATGAGGGTATTACACGAGCTAACAGTTCTCCGTACGGGCTAGCAGCTGGAGTGATGACAAa GGACATCCAGCGTGCTAACCGTGTGTCAGCCCAGCTGCAGGCAGGTATTGTATGGATTAATAACTACAATGTGTTTCCTCCTGAAGTTCCTTTTGGTGGATACAAAATGTCCGGTTTTGGTCGTGAGAACGGCTTAGCTGCACTGAACGAATACACCCAGCTTAAAACCGTCTATACGGAAATGTCATCAAAAATAGACTGTCcaatttataaagaataa
- the LOC143234554 gene encoding uncharacterized protein LOC143234554 isoform X3: MKHGGLTAPRTLYKSPATPNQRKATPKKMPTLLFSGRPSVYQTYKPVFLSSEDVKSVVLRPEFTSEQRPYKSPAMFNQQKGQRKATPRKTPSPFCGRPSVYKTYKPVYRNFEDIKSAVVLRPDVDLPTYKQTPEKAVLVFPSSLNNNSSSRNGSVNQVQRNISPKESSQSPCSSDCYVKENPTITNCSDQKYSGEYEKENVPLHQCHVLSKPFAKTNKNIIASKTPRLNTNPTKLQGNTSKLFSSNHEPFQPSDILRETRGLPRNLLGHCTLSFPVVTPKPVKKNLYFTEETTASPELRERLSIVNSLLLGAPIHTPLVLRDIARRDEEVSEPYTYTATPHGHVTCLSNCRDCLSAQQCQPPSTCTPLSQHGSSLKQITASEQRAWVPLENHHYKNNLHCSKEVGTPPSEAYLIEKLDQLTVQKIRNVLSPAEKCGRFSPVCQSYRPVSKKPPLSLRKIVTQRNFDEAVTDKECALYSCDHGLTSPCMLVNHQENRSVGNPVAKVLAEGDEMHFVPVSPNVCVS, encoded by the exons ATGAAACATGGGGGACTAACTGCTCCTAGAAcg ctgtACAAATCGCCAGCTACTCCAAATCAAAGAAAGG CTACACCTAAAAAGATGCCAACTTTACTATTTTCTGGTCGACCGTCAGTGTATCAGACATACAAACCAGTTTTTCTAAGTTCGGAAGATGTGAAGTCAGTGGTACTGAGGCCTGAGTTCACTTCTGAACAAAGG CCTTACAAATCACCAGCTATGTTCAACCAGCAGAAAGGTCAAAGAAAAG CTACACCAAGAAAAACCCCTTCTCCGTTTTGTGGCCGACCATCGGTGTACAAGACTTATAAGCCAGTGTATCGAAACTTTGAAGATATTAAATCGGCAGTCGTGTTGCGACCTGACGTTGACCTCCCAACTTACAAACAGACTCCAGAAAAG gctGTTTTAGTATTTCCAAGCTCTCTAAACAACAATTCTTCGTCAAGAAATGGGAGTGTAAATCAAGTACAGAGAAATATTTCTCCCAAG gaATCTTCACAGTCACCTTGTAGCTCTGATTGCTACGTAAAAGAAAACCCAACAATTACAAACTGTTCTGATCAAAAATACAGTGGAGAgtatgaaaaagaaaatgttcCCCTCCATCAGTGTCATGTTCTTAGTAAACCATTTGCAAAaactaataagaatattattgcTTCAAAAACTCCACGTCTCAACACTAATCCAACTAAGCTGCAGGGCAacacatcaaaattattttcatctaaTCACGAGCCGTTTCAACCTTCAGATATTTTAAGAGAAACGCGTGGTTTGCCACGTAATCTCCTCGGTCATTGCACACTTTCATTTCCTGTTGTTACACCGAAGCCAGTCAAGAAAAATCTCTACTTTACAGAGGAGACAACAGCTTCTCCAGAGCTGAGAGAGAGGTTATCTATAGTCAACAGCCTGTTGTTAGGAGCTCCTATTCATACACCTTTAGTCTTGAGAGATATTGCCAGAAGAGATGAGGAAGTTTCGGAACCATATACCTACACAGCAACACCCCATGGGCACGTCACGTGTCTATCCAACTGTAGAGACTGTTTATCCGCTCAGCAGTGTCAACCACCTTCTACATGTACCCCACTTTCGCAGCATGGTTCATCATTAAAACAGATCACCGCCAGCGAGCAAAGAGCGTGGGTTCCACTTGAGAATCatcattacaaaaataacttGCATTGTTCTAAAGAGGTTGGAACTCCACCATCAGAAGCCTATCTGATTGAAAAACTTGATCAACTTACTGTGCAGAAAATAAGAAATGTATTGAGTCCAGCAGAAAAATGTGGAAGGTTTTCACCAGTCTGTCAGT CTTATCGACCTGTGTCCAAAAAACCACCTCTCAGCCTGAGGAAGATCGTGACTCAGCGTAACTTTGATGAAGCTGTGACAGATAAAGAATGTGCCCTGTATTCCTGTGACCACGGTTTAACATCCCCTTGCATGTTAGTCAACCACCAGGAAAACAGGTCTGTAGGTAACCCAGTGGCCAAGGTTTTGGCTGAAGGAGATGAAATG CACTTTGTTCCAGTTTCTCCCAATGTTTGTGTAAGTTAG
- the LOC143234554 gene encoding uncharacterized protein LOC143234554 isoform X1 — MSEGSCKKYPRSKIPVLVTSRSSRENVRKSLVSEGFKETNSNTCARGQSRKPIAQAGGRRNKEKIRETNQKPKVKVPEQSRENHKSLVERQKEQLQGFTFETDEKAFQTMKHGGLTAPRTLYKSPATPNQRKATPKKMPTLLFSGRPSVYQTYKPVFLSSEDVKSVVLRPEFTSEQRPYKSPAMFNQQKGQRKATPRKTPSPFCGRPSVYKTYKPVYRNFEDIKSAVVLRPDVDLPTYKQTPEKAVLVFPSSLNNNSSSRNGSVNQVQRNISPKESSQSPCSSDCYVKENPTITNCSDQKYSGEYEKENVPLHQCHVLSKPFAKTNKNIIASKTPRLNTNPTKLQGNTSKLFSSNHEPFQPSDILRETRGLPRNLLGHCTLSFPVVTPKPVKKNLYFTEETTASPELRERLSIVNSLLLGAPIHTPLVLRDIARRDEEVSEPYTYTATPHGHVTCLSNCRDCLSAQQCQPPSTCTPLSQHGSSLKQITASEQRAWVPLENHHYKNNLHCSKEVGTPPSEAYLIEKLDQLTVQKIRNVLSPAEKCGRFSPVCQSYRPVSKKPPLSLRKIVTQRNFDEAVTDKECALYSCDHGLTSPCMLVNHQENRSVGNPVAKVLAEGDEMHFVPVSPNVCVS, encoded by the exons ATGTCGGAAGGAAG CTGCAAAAAATATCCCAGGTCAAAAATACCAGTACTGGTTACAAGTAGAAGTTCTCGTGAAAATGTCAGAAAATCACTCGTGAGCGAAggtttcaaagaaacaaattctAACACTTGTGCTCGTGGTCAGTCTCGTAAGCCGATAGCACAGGCAGGTGGCAGAAGAAATAAAGAGAAGATTAGGGAAACTAATCAAAAACCAAAAGTTAAAGTACCAGAACAATCAAGGGAAAACCACAAATCACTTGTGGAGAGACAGAAAG AACAACTTCAAggatttacttttgaaacagatgAAAAAGCCTTTCAGACTATGAAACATGGGGGACTAACTGCTCCTAGAAcg ctgtACAAATCGCCAGCTACTCCAAATCAAAGAAAGG CTACACCTAAAAAGATGCCAACTTTACTATTTTCTGGTCGACCGTCAGTGTATCAGACATACAAACCAGTTTTTCTAAGTTCGGAAGATGTGAAGTCAGTGGTACTGAGGCCTGAGTTCACTTCTGAACAAAGG CCTTACAAATCACCAGCTATGTTCAACCAGCAGAAAGGTCAAAGAAAAG CTACACCAAGAAAAACCCCTTCTCCGTTTTGTGGCCGACCATCGGTGTACAAGACTTATAAGCCAGTGTATCGAAACTTTGAAGATATTAAATCGGCAGTCGTGTTGCGACCTGACGTTGACCTCCCAACTTACAAACAGACTCCAGAAAAG gctGTTTTAGTATTTCCAAGCTCTCTAAACAACAATTCTTCGTCAAGAAATGGGAGTGTAAATCAAGTACAGAGAAATATTTCTCCCAAG gaATCTTCACAGTCACCTTGTAGCTCTGATTGCTACGTAAAAGAAAACCCAACAATTACAAACTGTTCTGATCAAAAATACAGTGGAGAgtatgaaaaagaaaatgttcCCCTCCATCAGTGTCATGTTCTTAGTAAACCATTTGCAAAaactaataagaatattattgcTTCAAAAACTCCACGTCTCAACACTAATCCAACTAAGCTGCAGGGCAacacatcaaaattattttcatctaaTCACGAGCCGTTTCAACCTTCAGATATTTTAAGAGAAACGCGTGGTTTGCCACGTAATCTCCTCGGTCATTGCACACTTTCATTTCCTGTTGTTACACCGAAGCCAGTCAAGAAAAATCTCTACTTTACAGAGGAGACAACAGCTTCTCCAGAGCTGAGAGAGAGGTTATCTATAGTCAACAGCCTGTTGTTAGGAGCTCCTATTCATACACCTTTAGTCTTGAGAGATATTGCCAGAAGAGATGAGGAAGTTTCGGAACCATATACCTACACAGCAACACCCCATGGGCACGTCACGTGTCTATCCAACTGTAGAGACTGTTTATCCGCTCAGCAGTGTCAACCACCTTCTACATGTACCCCACTTTCGCAGCATGGTTCATCATTAAAACAGATCACCGCCAGCGAGCAAAGAGCGTGGGTTCCACTTGAGAATCatcattacaaaaataacttGCATTGTTCTAAAGAGGTTGGAACTCCACCATCAGAAGCCTATCTGATTGAAAAACTTGATCAACTTACTGTGCAGAAAATAAGAAATGTATTGAGTCCAGCAGAAAAATGTGGAAGGTTTTCACCAGTCTGTCAGT CTTATCGACCTGTGTCCAAAAAACCACCTCTCAGCCTGAGGAAGATCGTGACTCAGCGTAACTTTGATGAAGCTGTGACAGATAAAGAATGTGCCCTGTATTCCTGTGACCACGGTTTAACATCCCCTTGCATGTTAGTCAACCACCAGGAAAACAGGTCTGTAGGTAACCCAGTGGCCAAGGTTTTGGCTGAAGGAGATGAAATG CACTTTGTTCCAGTTTCTCCCAATGTTTGTGTAAGTTAG